GAACGTTGTATTTCTATTTCCATAGCAAAAACACATATTATTAATATATATGAATATAAAAGTTTCTAATCGTGTAGAAGCAGTAAAGAAAGCGTTAGAACTTGGGGTTATTACGAAGAAGAACTGAAAAAACAGCTAGTATGAGCTGCTTTTTCAGTTCTTTTTTAATGCTGATTTTGCTTGCGAGCTTGCTCCGGTGTATCAAGCCCTGTGGCACCTGGATATTGAAGCGACTGATCACGATCGGATTCAACGCGGCGCGATTGTTTTAGTTTCTTTTCTTGGCGATCTTTTCCCATTGCTGCACCTCCTTATTACAAAGTGTTGCTGATATACGAAAAACTATACCGAAAGAAGAAAGAGATTAATTTTTATAAAAAGCTCCCATAATGGAAATGATAGGAGGGAAAAATATGGATGGAGGTTATTTTTATTTTTTGGCATGGATGGGCTGGATTATTACTACGTTTTTTATGAAAAAAGAATCCATTAGGTGGAAAATGAGTGCTTTTATTTTATTCCTAATTATTTGCTCGCAATTTACATTTTCCATCGCGTCTTTCTCAATCTCGATGAACGCCCTTTTTATTAGCATCATTGCTTTCGGAATCGTTGGAATATATTCGGTATGGAAAAAGTTGTACACGCTGTTTTCAGCTCTTATTGTTGCGATGCTATATACGAGTTTTCATTTATTAGAAGTGTATGACCCAATTTGGATTATAATCAACCGAACCTTGAT
The window above is part of the Bacillus cytotoxicus NVH 391-98 genome. Proteins encoded here:
- a CDS encoding YpzI family protein; translation: MGKDRQEKKLKQSRRVESDRDQSLQYPGATGLDTPEQARKQNQH